A genomic stretch from Lathyrus oleraceus cultivar Zhongwan6 chromosome 2, CAAS_Psat_ZW6_1.0, whole genome shotgun sequence includes:
- the LOC127118571 gene encoding protein DAMAGED DNA-BINDING 2 — translation MAPITRRTSFPKVLIEKDSDSEQSSSDEEEEEEILVEEENGVAENAKIKKMELGFVANSKGKTPITLSLQKVCKVCKKPGHEAGFKGATYIDCPMKPCFLCKTPGHTTLNCPHRVSTEHGVVPAPRRKTTKPLEYVFERQLRHAIPLIKPKCVIPDQVHCAVIRYHSRRVTSLEFHPTKNNILLSGDKKGQIGVWDFEKVYEKVVYGTIHSCLVNTMKFNPRNDCMVYSASSDGTVSCTDLETGISSSPMNLNPDGWQGPNTWKMLYGMDVNCEKGLVLVADNFGFLHLVDMRSNNRNGDAVLIHKRGSKVVGIHCNPLQPDILLTCGNDHYARIWDLRHLEAGSSLCSLEHKRVVNSAYFSPISGNKILTTSQDNRLRIWDSIFGNMESPSREIVHSHDFNRHLTPFKAEWDPKDSSESLAVVGRYISENFNGAALHPIDFIDISTGQLVAEVMDPNITTISPVNKLHPRDDILATGSSRSLFIWKPRERSEPVEEKDERKIIVYGKAEKKRGKKKGDDSDESDDDDGFSKLKKPKSKQTEWKLARCSKKG, via the exons ATGGCCCCGATCACTCGTAGAACCTCTTTCCCCAAAGTTCTCATTGAGAAAGACTCTGACTCAGAACAGAGTTCATccgatgaagaagaagaagaagaaatacTCGTAGAAGAAGAAAATGGGGTTGCTGAAAATGCCAAGATTAAGAAAATGGAACTGGGTTTTGTTGCAAACAGTAAAGGGAAAACACCCATTACTTTATCTCTCCAAAAAGTTTGCAAG GTGTGTAAGAAGCCTGGACATGAAGCAGGGTTTAAGGGTGCTACTTATATTGATTGCCCAATGAAACCTTGTTTTCTGTGTAAAACTCCTG GGCATACTACTTTGAATTGTCCGCATCGGGTCTCTACTGAGCATGGTGTTGTTCCGGCACCCCGCAGAAAAACAACTAAACCTTTGGAGTATGTGTTTGAACGCCAGCTAAGACATGCCATACCTCTG ATCAAGCCAAAATGTGTGATCCCAGACCAAGTGCATTGCGCTGTTATCAGATATCATAGTAGACGGGTAACAAGTTTGGAGTTCCACCCGACGAAGAATAACATCCTGTTATCGGGGGATAAG AAAGGACAAATCGGAGTTTGGGATTTTGAAAAAGTATATGAGAAAGTAGTCTATGGGACCATACATTCTTGTTTAGTGAATACAATGAA GTTTAATCCTAGAAATGATTGCATGGTCTATTCCGCATCCTCAGATGGAACCGTTAGTTGTACTGACTTGGAGACTGGAATATCATCCTCTCCGATGAACCTGAATCCGGACGGATGGCAG GGTCCGAACACTTGGAAAATGCTCTATGGCATGGATGTTAATTGTGAGAAAGGTCTTGTGCTTGTTGCCGATAACTTTGGTTTTCTTCACTT GGTTGACATGCGGTCCAACAACAGGAATGGTGATGCAGTTCTGATTCATAAAAGAGGTAGTAAAGTTGTTGGTATCCATTGCAATCCTCTTCAACCGGACATCCTTTTGACTTGTGGAAATGATCATTAC GCTCGTATATGGGATTTGCGTCACTTAGAAGCCGGGTCATCACTTTGCAGCCTTGAGCACAAGCGTGTTGTTAACTCTGCATATTTCTCTCCAATATCTGGAAACAAAATTCTTACTACATCGCAGGACAACCGTCTTCGTATATGGGATTCTATCTTTGGTAACATGGAATCTCCTAGCCGAGAAATTGTGCATAGCCATGATTTCAATCGCCATTTAACACCCTTCAAAGCTGAATGGGATCCAAAG GATTCATCTGAGTCACTTGCCGTTGTTGGCCGTTATATAAGTGAAAATTTCAACGGTGCAGCGTTGCATCCTATTGATTTTATAGATATCAGTACAGGGCAATTGGTAGCGGAAGTCATGGACCCAAACATCACGACAATCAGTCCGGTGAATAAGCTTCATCCACGCGATGATATTCTAGCTACTGGAAGTTCTAG ATCTCTATTCATTTGGAAGCCCAGGGAGAGATCCGAGCCCGTTGAGGAGAAAGATGAAAGGAAGATTATTGTATATGGAAAAGCAGAGAAGAAACGCGGCAAGAAGAAGGGTGATGATAGCGATGAATCCGATGATGATGATGGATTTTCCAAGCTCAAGAAGCCAAAGTCCAAGCAAACTGAGTGGAAATTGGCTCGCTGTTCGAAAAAAGGATAA